Proteins encoded within one genomic window of Zestosphaera sp.:
- a CDS encoding TRAP transporter large permease subunit, producing the protein MKNLLGRALRYARLALIIIYAVLILYYFTTGWEGARKFVVIMVPVSVVVWVIESLYRRDPLIPKVRNLYANALVGIVFIALSLLSGYYINENFWDLVSVRMGFYTQTDLIMGALIAVVILWFGAVKYPIIFAITMFFLLNVLYGRYFPGILNHPGLSYSRLIAAVSVDFSTGVFESLSQIATTVISAFMLFVGILSGFGLVEATNRVVLSKLRSPKLIPQTNILVGVPVGMVTGSAGAATATVGSLTVPIVKTLGVPLAMASAMAAAAGIGAQLMPPVMGAAAFVMADALGVPYFEVMIRGFVPALVFFAGLAAAIYFISLKSVRADSVEGGSTATRSRLSLLDYVYVLLFASGILVLIVLMASWVYAPLAAIRSAGVVLAAVIFVNLFVGFRRRLKALEVIKDIGVKTVKALEFFSIETANLTLLLALLGILKALFTVTGLSLKMGSAIVSLGAGNLYLVILLSYAFGYIVGMGVPPLGTYVIVYPVVVPALMRLGIRPWAAQFTAFFIGVHAEFAPPMSVAAATISRIAKVSFTSVLKELVKMGIGLPLIIAVTPLKPELVLAPGVEQILTGAELALGIIGIEVVAYWALHHRKILDVALKALLVVSSALLLFTRGLYEILGLVLTLPLVVYAFLRAWKVMKAARQA; encoded by the coding sequence TTGAAGAACTTGTTGGGGAGGGCCTTAAGGTACGCACGGCTAGCGCTGATTATAATATATGCGGTGCTAATCCTGTACTACTTCACCACAGGCTGGGAGGGTGCCAGAAAGTTTGTTGTGATCATGGTCCCAGTCTCCGTGGTGGTGTGGGTTATTGAGTCTCTCTACAGGAGGGACCCCCTTATACCGAAGGTCAGGAATCTATATGCTAACGCGCTTGTCGGCATCGTATTCATAGCGCTGTCACTACTATCTGGCTACTACATAAACGAGAACTTCTGGGACTTAGTTAGCGTTAGGATGGGGTTCTACACCCAGACAGACCTCATTATGGGGGCGTTGATAGCTGTGGTGATACTGTGGTTCGGGGCCGTTAAATACCCGATTATATTCGCGATAACCATGTTCTTCCTATTGAACGTGCTCTACGGCCGTTACTTCCCCGGAATACTTAACCATCCGGGACTCAGCTACTCAAGACTCATAGCCGCGGTGAGTGTCGACTTCTCGACAGGGGTATTCGAGAGCCTCTCCCAAATCGCGACGACTGTCATAAGTGCTTTCATGCTCTTCGTGGGCATACTGAGCGGGTTCGGCCTGGTTGAGGCTACCAACAGAGTTGTCCTCTCGAAGCTTAGGTCGCCTAAACTCATACCTCAAACCAACATACTAGTGGGGGTTCCGGTAGGGATGGTTACCGGAAGTGCAGGCGCTGCGACCGCCACGGTCGGGAGTCTCACAGTACCCATAGTTAAGACTTTAGGCGTCCCGCTGGCCATGGCCTCCGCCATGGCCGCCGCAGCTGGAATAGGGGCTCAACTGATGCCTCCAGTGATGGGGGCTGCCGCGTTCGTCATGGCGGACGCGCTCGGCGTCCCCTACTTCGAGGTAATGATTAGGGGATTCGTTCCCGCGCTGGTCTTCTTCGCAGGCCTTGCTGCGGCTATTTACTTCATATCGTTGAAGAGTGTTAGGGCGGACAGTGTTGAAGGCGGTTCAACGGCAACCCGCTCGAGGTTATCGTTACTGGACTACGTTTACGTACTTCTCTTCGCGAGCGGGATATTAGTCCTCATAGTGCTTATGGCTTCCTGGGTCTACGCACCACTCGCTGCGATAAGGTCGGCGGGCGTGGTGTTGGCGGCGGTTATCTTTGTAAACCTCTTCGTGGGTTTCCGTAGGAGGCTTAAGGCTCTGGAGGTTATCAAGGATATAGGTGTGAAGACTGTTAAGGCTCTGGAGTTCTTCTCCATCGAGACGGCTAACCTAACCCTCCTGCTGGCGCTCTTAGGCATACTCAAAGCCCTATTCACCGTTACGGGGCTCTCCCTTAAGATGGGGTCGGCGATAGTCAGCTTAGGTGCTGGAAACCTCTACCTAGTGATCTTGCTGTCGTACGCGTTCGGATACATAGTCGGGATGGGAGTCCCGCCCCTGGGTACTTACGTCATAGTATACCCTGTGGTCGTCCCGGCTTTAATGAGGTTGGGGATCAGGCCCTGGGCAGCGCAGTTCACGGCCTTCTTCATAGGCGTCCACGCAGAGTTCGCGCCGCCTATGTCCGTGGCTGCGGCCACAATATCAAGGATAGCTAAGGTCTCGTTCACGTCCGTCCTGAAGGAGCTGGTCAAGATGGGCATAGGATTGCCGCTGATAATCGCCGTGACCCCTCTCAAGCCGGAGCTGGTGCTGGCCCCGGGGGTAGAGCAGATTCTCACGGGGGCTGAGCTGGCGTTGGGTATAATAGGTATAGAGGTGGTCGCGTACTGGGCGTTGCATCATAGAAAGATCTTAGACGTGGCTCTTAAGGCGTTGTTGGTGGTTAGTTCGGCGCTGTTGTTATTCACTCGAGGGCTCTACGAGATATTGGGGTTAGTCTTAACGCTGCCCTTAGTGGTATATGCCTTCCTGAGGGCTTGGAAGGTCATGAAGGCCGCGCGGCAGGCCTGA
- a CDS encoding PLP-dependent aminotransferase family protein — translation MSYERFLSDRAGHYRPLATREAARRLEGVRPAKVVRFAVGNPGPEIYPYEVLGEIAKEVMLQYRDRVLLYGSTRGDRTFVEVLKNFMRDRGVRVDGDDEVIVTTGSQQALYLVSVLLINPGDYIAVENPTYLSAINAFRTANPRMIGVPVDENGMDVDALEGRLKELKSAGSRIKFVYVVPVAHNPTGATMSADRKKHLIELASEHDFLIVEDDPYSYFTYEEADVTPLKTLDREGRVIYLSTMSKILAPALRVGWILAKKELVNHLERVKALIDIQTPSLSQYISRIAIERGIVAEVISKARSLYKVKRDLMLQALEKHVPEGRWVRPVGGLFIMIWLPESVDTEEMLPEAFQAGVYYIPGRQFFVDEEGSNTMRLNFSYPPVEDIEGGVEALGRVVRKRLS, via the coding sequence ATGTCGTATGAGAGGTTCCTAAGCGATAGGGCAGGGCACTATAGACCTCTCGCGACCAGGGAGGCGGCCAGGAGGCTTGAGGGAGTTAGGCCGGCGAAGGTTGTGCGCTTCGCTGTCGGTAACCCGGGGCCTGAGATATACCCTTACGAGGTGTTGGGCGAGATAGCTAAGGAGGTGATGCTTCAGTATAGGGATAGGGTGTTGCTCTACGGCTCAACTAGGGGTGATAGGACGTTTGTCGAAGTCCTGAAGAACTTCATGAGGGATAGGGGCGTCAGGGTTGATGGAGATGACGAGGTCATAGTGACGACGGGCTCGCAGCAAGCGCTGTACTTGGTCTCGGTGTTGCTCATCAACCCCGGGGACTACATTGCCGTTGAGAACCCCACATACCTCTCGGCGATAAATGCTTTCAGGACGGCGAACCCGAGGATGATTGGGGTGCCGGTGGACGAGAACGGTATGGATGTGGATGCTCTTGAGGGTAGGCTTAAGGAACTTAAGTCAGCGGGCTCTAGAATTAAGTTCGTGTATGTGGTTCCAGTCGCCCACAACCCGACTGGAGCCACCATGAGTGCTGACAGGAAGAAGCATCTGATTGAGCTAGCTAGCGAGCACGATTTCCTGATAGTTGAGGACGACCCGTACTCATACTTCACCTACGAGGAGGCGGACGTAACCCCCCTTAAAACGCTGGATCGGGAGGGCCGCGTGATCTACCTGAGCACGATGAGCAAGATACTTGCACCGGCTCTGCGGGTGGGCTGGATACTAGCTAAGAAGGAGCTGGTGAATCACTTAGAGCGTGTGAAAGCACTCATAGACATTCAGACACCCTCGCTGAGTCAGTACATATCGAGAATAGCCATTGAGAGGGGGATAGTTGCTGAGGTCATAAGTAAGGCTAGGAGCCTCTACAAGGTTAAGAGGGACCTCATGTTGCAGGCGCTTGAGAAGCACGTGCCTGAGGGCAGGTGGGTGAGGCCGGTCGGCGGGCTCTTCATAATGATATGGCTTCCCGAAAGCGTGGATACGGAGGAGATGCTTCCGGAGGCCTTCCAAGCGGGTGTGTACTACATTCCGGGACGGCAGTTCTTCGTGGATGAGGAGGGTTCGAATACTATGAGGCTGAATTTCAGCTACCCGCCGGTTGAGGACATAGAAGGTGGGGTGGAGGCTTTAGGAAGGGTTGTTAGGAAGAGGCTGAGCTGA